DNA from Coffea arabica cultivar ET-39 chromosome 10c, Coffea Arabica ET-39 HiFi, whole genome shotgun sequence:
ATTAAGGACTAAAACTACAGTTTTATTTTCCTAGTAGTTGACTCATTAGAGTTACTGCTACATGTGCAACGAGTCAAGTTGAGTCGATTTTTGATCCAATCAAATCGAGTCGAATCTcaatttagttttatcaaactcgaactcgagttcgactcaAATTCGAATAGAGTTCaaggttaaaaaataaaataataatttttttaacaaataataaaatattatgaatatatatataattttattaattaaattatatatatatatatatatatatatatatatatatatatatatatatataatcaagtCGACTCACGCACTAACGAGTTAAGTATTTTTGGCCTCGAGTTCAAGCTCGATTTGGTCGGCTCGAGTTCAACTCGAGCTTTGGCTGGAGTTGCTCGCGAGGACTTCGATTCATTTGCAACCTAAATAGTTACACATTAAACGCACAATATTGTAAGTGTTTTTTTTAATCATGATTTAGCGTGTACTAATCCTAGTTAGTAAAAACTCGTATTATGCTCATATAATACATATTTATGTgtataattcaaaaaaattgtcTTTCATACCTTttaaaaatactccaaaaaataTTTGTATTTTTCAACTAATCTTATAAAACACGTAATAAAGTTTTGACGTATTATACTACATGAACTATTTGAGCAAGGATAATGCCAACTTTCCAAATTATATACAAAATAAGAATgacatatatctatatatatatatatatatatatatatacatcttGATTTTTATAGACACATACATACGAAAATAATAAGGTGATAAAATCTTAATAAATTTAACGTCTCATATATAAAAAGAAGAGTTAAAATTGGTGTAAATGTAGCATAATTTCTAAACACTATGTTACTTTTACGTGTATCTTTAATTCCATAACTTTCACATATACATGCACGATTCAAAGTATGAATTTAGAAATGTAATTTTGCTGAATTCGTATTTTTTGTGAGAAACATTTAATtatacttttggaaaaaaaattcgtATAATATGCATATGTATAATATCCCATATCATACCCGTCCTTTATTTTACTAACTATGCTATAACTTAGGTTAATGCACAGTTTTTTTTATTAGTCTTTGAACTTGGTAATTATAAATGATCCATGAAAAAGATAATAAAAGTATTCTTACCTTTTAATTatgatttatttttgaaaattagtatATTTTGTTTTATCACGGATGAATCTTCTGACTATAGCAATGTTAGTGATGATGTAACAATTAAAATTTACCGACTAAAGTCACTCcatataaatgaaaaataaattatattaagATCTAATGGACTAGGCTCCTTTCCATTGCCTTGGAAAAGAATTTCTCTCCATTACTCCCtaataaaattatattaaaaaaagcaCCTTTTGCAATAAATTTCATCACATTTTTTAGTTACATATAAAATTTTGTGTGAAATTAACTGAGTTTTGCCCTCTAATTAATCATTacaaaatttgttataattttaatttatttttaaccgTTCAAATGTTTCATGTAAATTGAATGtcatttgcaaaagaatatcaTTTTTTAAGTTGCTGATCTAAGATCAAAAGAAAAGTGATGACACAATTAGATTAATTTATAGAGTTATAAAATTTTAGATATAAATAAATGGAGAAAAGAATGGAAAGAAAACTAATGGTGGGGATCCTAACCCAGATCTAATGGGGCTCCAACTCAATCTTAAATTTGTATTAGTGCTTTTGGCACGCCCTAGGCGTGTGCTTATTTCGTAAAAATATATGATTATTTTTTCACATTAAATTATTACATATCATGGTAAacatatacttgtttatttaaAACTTTTATAAACACTACTTTTTCTTTGTAAGAAGTTACTATATTTAAaattggattaatctttcctacactggcAGTATTGGATAAATAATAACTctgcaaattttgaatttgaaattcaactattaCACACATATCATGAATCaaatggtgatagtgtatacactatcagtatatCTAAAATTTACTCTTTCAAATTAGGATAGTGAAAATTAGGGAATGTGAATAGTGTGAAAATTTACTTTAAAAAGGTATTTTTGACATATAAGGTGATACAAAAAGTTTGCACTAACATCCTTCTGTCCTTCTATATATAGTAATATGAATATTATTTGAActcaaaattttgatttgagtttTGACGGTTTTAAAGTTCGACTCGATTACATTCCAATCCTActtctcttcttctctttcttgttGCCTTCTCTATCTAATTCTCCCCAAACCTGCCTCTCCTTCTCATCAAATAGCCTCGAAGTAGATTGTTCTGGAAGAATTTCCTCCAAGTTACGGTTTCGATTTGTTACTTGTTAGATGGAAACTTGAGAGTTAAATAAGGAATCTCACGGTTAGCTGATTAATGTTTAAATTTGTTGATTTGAATCTTAAGGCAACTTTATTCTGTCAAAGTTTTTTTCAAAGTAACTCAAAACTGTCGCATAAAATCAGTGATAGATGGCAAAGGGGAAAAGTCCCGTTTTCTTACCAATGTCCGTCCATCATTTTGCCATCATGGTTTATATAAACACTTTCCACATAAATGTCTTAGGTCCTGTACTGTCGTCTCCTTTCTACCAAACCATTGAGCAGGACAGACATGGCAGGCAACTTCATATATTACTTCCTCCTCTGTTATAAACATAGGATTTTGCAAAATATAGGTAAGCAGTTAGTGCAATAGCACTAAGTCCGGCAAGGAGCCAGTAAAAGTAATCCAGGTGTCCTTTGTTCAAGTTGTCCGAGAACCAACTCTGATGTCCATGCCTGCTTGTGGCTTTGTCAATTACAGAAATGAGAAAGCTGCTCAGAAAGCTTCCTATCCCAAAGATACTGAGGTATAGAGCCAGACCTGTACTTTTCAATTGATTAGGCACTTGATCATAGAAAAATTCTTGCAAACCAACCATGGCAAGTGATTCAGATACTCCCAGAATTAAGTATTGAGGTATCATCCAGATCACACTCATAGGAATTGTAGCCTCTGGTTTATCAACCAACCCATACTCTTGAGCAGTTTCAAGACGCTTCATCTCAACCGCAGCAGCTATACACATAGAAACAGTTGACAGAAGTATTCCAATTCCAATTCGCTGCAGCATTGTTATACCTGAAGGTCTTGAGGTTATAGCCCTTGCAACAGGGACTAAGATTCGGTCGTATATAGGTATAAACACAACTATCGAAAGAGTGATAAAAGACTGCAGCGATGCAGCTGGTAGTTCAAAGCTTGGACTAATAGATCTGTCCATTGTAGCACCTTGCTTTGTAAACACAGTGGATGATTGCGCAAACACAATTCCATAGACCAAACATGTGGTCCATATCGGAAATAACCTCAGAACTGCCTTTGCCTCTTCAACCTCCCTGATACTACAACCGTTGCCACCTTCCTTTGAACCCTCAGGTGCTAGCAATGCTTTGTTCAGAAACCTATGACAATTTAacaaaaaacaaccaaaatgtttAAAGGAAGAGATGTTGGATTTCAGGGTACTGATGGTGAAGATCAAACAGTAGAAGTCTTAATTTAACCACATTCTAAACAAGATACTGGCGATGAGGCATGATTTCCCAAGATTCAACTTTGAAGTGAAAACACCAATTACATTCAAATAAGTCCCTTAATTTGTTAAGTGGAAACTGACTTTATCCATGCTATATTTACCAATCCATTCAAGCCAGAAGCCAATAATGACACCCTTCAAGTCATATGGACTAAGTCATCAGAAGTCATTAACACCCTACTTACAAGGACCTAAAGATCAAGCAACTTTAGAGCATGCTAATGAAGGAAAGAACTTAAAGTCTCGGTAACTAAGAGTTTAGAACAAGATTGTTTCTCACTTGAACTCTTGTGAACCTTGGCAAGGCAGAAAGCCCTGAGACTCCCCTTCCATGGATAATGAAAAAGAAGTGATTCTCCAATTCCTAGCTGCTTTCAGAAATACCCGCCCGATTCTCACAAAAGGGCTTATCTCCTCACGAGTGACGCAAAATCGGTAGGTAAAAGTCCCAAGCAAGAACAAGATGAGTGCAAAAACCATTACAAGGCAGGGAATTCCAAATCCAAGGCCCCAGCTAAGGTTTTCTTGAATATAGGTCAAAACCACTAATGTGACTGTTATAGCCCCACACATACCGAAATACCACCAGTTGAAAAACGAGCTTTTGGCTTTGCACTCTTCAGGATCTTGTCCATCAAATTGGTCAGCTCCAAAAGCTTGTACACAAGGCTTATGCCCTCCTTCAGCTACTGCTATGATGTACAAtgcaaaaaagaagaagataacTTGGAACTCAGAAGGAGAACAATTCATAGCATTTGCTGCATGTTGACAGTCAGATGTCTTGGAAGCGGTAAAAACTGTTGAAACGGTCAAGAAGCCAAGTCCCTGTGATTCAAAGTAGTGCAAGGCTCAACAAATTgttgcaaaaattctggaagTATCCATGAAGAAATCCCTAACTACTCTGTTCTTCCTATTTTTACTTCCGGAATGGAAACATCAAGTAACGAGGCCTCAAACATGTAGAACATAAGCAGTCAAACTATCAAATTTGGCACATAATGTGATCGAAAAGAAACTAGAGTTTCAACAGGCAACAACAAAGAGAACTGTGGACAAGGCTTAAATGATGCTGTATAttcaattttaagaaaatacaTCTACAAAACGATATCTTTTTCTTTGTAGCTTGCACATGAATCCTGCTTCTTAGAACGAAGAGTCACTGTTTTGGTATCACTATTAACTAACTTCCCTCTGAATCACCAAAATCAAGCTTAGGCAGACATACATCCACCTTAGATTATGTTGTACAAGCATTGTTTTGCAAATGGCTTTTAACATAATTAAAGGCACTGTATTTAAGTCCTAAAACATGTCAACGTAGCTAAGATTGCCAAGAAGTGATTTTTAGCATTCTTTGACTTTTCTGCAGAagagtttttaaattttcaatgGCTATAGCAGGTGCAGGTTTTCCAGTAGGTTTTATGGATACACATAGGTATATTTATCAGTTAGTGCAGAAGAAAAAGATAGTAAATGCCGATATGCAATTGGGGAGTGcctttaaaatttcaaaaaacaagAAGTTAGAGTTTATATTCCAATACCTCCATATATAAAAGTTCACCAATATTACCAATTTATTTTGATGTTTCAATTTGCCATATTTGCTTATAGAGCAAAGCTAGACAAATAGCAacggaaaaaaataaaagaaaaaaaggaaaaaattaaagaaaagcaacAAGTACAGAAGGCCTTTTATGAGGGTCCTTTGAAATCACAATATAAACcacactttttttttgaatcttttAAGGGCAAACTTTTTACAGTAACATTAAGGCTATATTATCCGCCGAGATTGTAGACAACCAAATCAAGCTCTTCACCAGTGTAAGAGTTGTAAAAGTAAGATTGGTTCTTGGTGAATTGTTAATTGAGCCAAGGTCGAACAAGATTGGTTTAGAGCCCTTCCCCCTCTCCCAACACTCGCCATCCACCATCGTTACCCATCTCCTCTACTAAtgccttatttatttatttatttatgtttttCTGACAACTGTAGATGTTTTAAAGTGTGTGGATAGTATTTTAACAAAAGTTTGCCTTTATGAAACATCAGCAAAACAGGGTGCCAAATAGACCCTTATTTGAGTGAGTGTCAAAgtaaatttttttcctaaaataactcaaattaaattaatttttcctatacTGACAGAGTATCACGGTCAatattggatgaatgacaactatgcaaaatttaaatttaaaatccaaCTTTTACACGTGTCATGAATTCaatgatgatagtgtatacactgttagtgtatataagatttactcaaatAAATTTCCACTCTGCGTTAGTCAAAGACAGAGTTCATTTTGGATAGggtaaaaatttatttggatgGTTAACATGTGCTGCGACATTATTATGGCCttattttgaaaaggataaatttGTGAATTAAAAATTTACTTTGACATCTCACTATATATAAAGCAGGAAAGAGGGATTTGGTGTAACTAAATTATGTCATTCAGTGTATTACCTAATCTACCCTTATTTCTAAAGATAATTACATCATTTCAACTATCTCGCCCCTACAACCACCCCACATCCTATTGAATTAACTACTACTTCTCTAACAAAAAACTACAACTTCACTAAAATACTAAAATAGTTTAGCTCTTTTAAACTGCTACTTTCCCACAAAAAGATAATTTGAATCTTTTTAATAATGTTTTATTAGTTGCACACTCGCATTGTGTCTGCCCAAGCACTAGTTAAAATAAGTGTTGTGGTAACATTATCACGGCTTTGGATAACTAGGGATGATGGACCTCTACAATTACCAGTCCCAGTACTATCGTGTAGTATAGACATTAGTATAATAAATGTAGACACTAGAACAATAAAAGCAGATACTAagacaaattttctttttcattaaaATTTGTTATGTTTTTACAATTCAGTTGTGTTTAGGGCTACAAACAAATCCAGCCGCTCAATCGAGTTcgagctggctcgagtcgaaatcgaactcgaactcgagttcaaaatattaaactcgttagc
Protein-coding regions in this window:
- the LOC113713908 gene encoding protein NRT1/ PTR FAMILY 5.10; protein product: MVSSTATAANISDAIEAPTLLDDGVQGNVDYKGRPVNRSKSGRWKSASFIIGVEMAERFAYCGINSNLISYLTGPLGQSTATAAENVNALSGTSQLLPLLGAFVADSFLGRYRTIILSSLLYIMGLGFLTVSTVFTASKTSDCQHAANAMNCSPSEFQVIFFFFALYIIAVAEGGHKPCVQAFGADQFDGQDPEECKAKSSFFNWWYFGMCGAITVTLVVLTYIQENLSWGLGFGIPCLVMVFALILFLLGTFTYRFCVTREEISPFVRIGRVFLKAARNWRITSFSLSMEGESQGFLPCQGSQEFKFLNKALLAPEGSKEGGNGCSIREVEEAKAVLRLFPIWTTCLVYGIVFAQSSTVFTKQGATMDRSISPSFELPAASLQSFITLSIVVFIPIYDRILVPVARAITSRPSGITMLQRIGIGILLSTVSMCIAAAVEMKRLETAQEYGLVDKPEATIPMSVIWMIPQYLILGVSESLAMVGLQEFFYDQVPNQLKSTGLALYLSIFGIGSFLSSFLISVIDKATSRHGHQSWFSDNLNKGHLDYFYWLLAGLSAIALTAYLYFAKSYVYNRGGSNI